Within the Thermostichus lividus PCC 6715 genome, the region ACAATGACGGCACCCACTGGAACTTCATCCGCACAACCTGCGTGGTGGGCAAGGGCGATCGCCTGTTGCATCCAAAACTCGTGTTCTGCTTGCGCTGGTGCTGAACTAATCTCCACCACTGGATCCCCTGACCGCAGCCGCTATGGTACTATTCTTTCAGTTCTCTTGCGATCGCTGATAGTTTAGGAAAACACCATGATTGATGCTCTCGTGTTAGTGGCCAAGCTCCCGGAGGCCTATGCTATTTTTGATCCCCTAGTGGATGTGTTGCCGGTGATTCCCGTCTTGTTCTTAGCGCTAGCCTTTGTGTGGCAAGCCGCTGTTGGTTTCCGCTAAATTGCTGTGCAGTTAAACGTTACTCTTTTGATGCAGCCCCGTTGTGTTCAGCGGGGTTGTTCTATGCTCAGTAATCCATGTCTGTAATGTTCGGCGGGTATGGCGGGTCATAGCAAATGGGCCAATATTAAGCGCCAAAAAGCACGGGTGGATGCCCAAAAAGGTAAAGTCTTTGCGCGGCTCTCCCGGGCAATTATTATTGCTGCCCGCCATGGCGGAGGCGACCCCGCCGGTAATTTTCAACTCCGCAGCGCCATTGAAAAAGCCAAGGCAGCGGGGATTCCCAACGAAAACATCGAGCGGGCGATCGCCAAAGGTACCGGTACCCTTGATAGTGATGCACCCCTTGAAGAAGTCCGCTACGAAGGGTATGGGGCTGGTGGTGTTGCCTTTTTAATTGAGGCGCTAACGGACAACCGCAACCGCACCGCTGCTGACCTGCGGGCTGCCTTTAACAAGCAGGGGGGGAACCTTGGCGAGACGGGTTGTGTTGGGTGGATGTTTGACCTGTGGGGGGTGGTCACCGTTGCTGCCCCCCACGATGAAGAAGCCTTTTTAGAGGCTCTCCTTGCCGCGGAGGTCGAGACCTACGACATCGTGGCGGATGTCGCAGAAGTGCGTTGCCCTGTCGCTGCCTTGGAAGCCGTGAGCAACACCCTCAACCACTATGGCTACCACGTGTTAGAGACTGAGCGCCGCTGGCTCTCTCTGAATACAGTGGAGGTGAGCGATGAGGAGACGGCCCGCCGCGTCTTGCGGTTGCTGGATGCCCTCGAAACCCTTGACGATATCCAAAGTGTTGCCACCAATGCGGTCATCAGCGACGC harbors:
- a CDS encoding photosystem II reaction center protein K encodes the protein MIDALVLVAKLPEAYAIFDPLVDVLPVIPVLFLALAFVWQAAVGFR
- a CDS encoding YebC/PmpR family DNA-binding transcriptional regulator, which translates into the protein MAGHSKWANIKRQKARVDAQKGKVFARLSRAIIIAARHGGGDPAGNFQLRSAIEKAKAAGIPNENIERAIAKGTGTLDSDAPLEEVRYEGYGAGGVAFLIEALTDNRNRTAADLRAAFNKQGGNLGETGCVGWMFDLWGVVTVAAPHDEEAFLEALLAAEVETYDIVADVAEVRCPVAALEAVSNTLNHYGYHVLETERRWLSLNTVEVSDEETARRVLRLLDALETLDDIQSVATNAVISDALMEMVDV